The following coding sequences lie in one Nycticebus coucang isolate mNycCou1 chromosome 18, mNycCou1.pri, whole genome shotgun sequence genomic window:
- the SLC16A6 gene encoding monocarboxylate transporter 7, with the protein MTQKKARLCFRANVYTEVPDGGWGWAVAVSFFFIEVFTYGIIKSFGVFFNDLMDSFDESNSRISWIISICVFVLTFTAPLATVLSNRFGHRLVVMLGGVLVSTGMVGASFAHEVCHMYIAIGVVSGLGCCFSFLPTVTILSQYFSKRRSVVTAVASTGECFAVFAFAPAIMALKESIGWRYSLLFVGLLQLNIVVFGALLRPIIIRGPGSPKIIPHENRKEVQYMLENEKTRTSIDSIDSGVELTTSPKNVPSHANADLELKADVQQNLVKASSKPGDQKVPLLDFSILKEKSFICYALFGLFATLGFFAPSLYIIPLGISLGIDQDRAAFLLSAMAIAEVFGRIGAGLVLNREPIRKIYIELICVALLTVSLFAFTFATEFWGLMSCSVFFGCMVGTIGGTHIPLLAEDDVVGIDKMSSAAGVYVFIQSIAGLAGPPLAGLLVDQSKIYSRAFYSCAAGMFVAAVCLALVRPCKQGLCQRPHSGETKAASHRGKALQDIPEDFLEMDLAKSEHRVHVQIEPV; encoded by the exons atgacCCAAAAGAAAGCAAGGCTTTGTTTCAGAGCCAATGTGTACACTGAAGTGCCTGACGGAGGATGGGGCTGGGCAGTAgcagtttcctttttcttcattgaaGTCTTTACCTATGGCATCATCAAGTCGTTTGGCGTCTTCTTTAATGACTTAATGGACAGTTTTGATGAATCCAATAGCAGGATCTCGTGGATAATATCAATATGTGTGTTTGTCTTGACATTTACAG CTCCCCTCGCCACAGTCCTGAGCAATCGATTCGGACACCGTCTGGTGGTGATGCTGGGTGGTGTGCTGGTCAGCACCGGGATGGTGGGCGCCTCCTTTGCACATGAGGTCTGCCACATGTACATCGCCATTGGCGTCGTCTCTG GTCTGGGCTGCTGCTTTAGTTTTCTGCCTACGGTCACCATTCTATCACAGTACTTCAGCAAGAGACGCTCTGTCGTCACCGCGGTGGCTTCCACGGGAGAATGTTTCGCTGTGTTTGCTTTCGCACCAG CAATCATGGCTCTGAAGGAGAGCATCGGCTGGAGATACAGCCTCCTCTTTGTGGGCCTGCTACAGCTGAACATTGTCGTCTTTGGAGCACTGCTGAGACCCATTATTATCAGAGGACCAGGGTCGCCAAAAATTATCCCCCACGAAAACCGGAAAGAAGTGCAATACATGCTTGAAAATGAGAAGACACGAACCTCAATAGACTCCATTGACTCAGGAGTGGAACTAACTACCTCACCTAAAAATGTGCCTAGTCACGCAAACGCGGACCTGGAGCTGAAGGCTGATGTGCAGCAGAACCTGGTGAAGGCCAGCTCCAAGCCGGGCGACCAGAAAGTCCCTTTATTAGACTTCTccattttgaaagagaaaagttTCATTTGTTATGCATTATTTGGTCTCTTTGCAACACTGGGATTCTTTGCACCATCCTTGTACATCATTCCATTAGGCATCAGTTTGGGCATTGACCAGGATCGTGCTGCTTTTTTATTATCCGCCATGGCGATTGCAGAAGTGTTTGGAAGAATCGGAGCTGGCCTTGTCCTCAACCGGGAGCCCATCCGTAAGATTTACATCGAGCTCATCTGTGTCGCCTTACTGACTGTGTCTCTGTTTGCCTTCACGTTTGCTACTGAATTCTGGGGTCTCATGTCATGTAGTGTGTTTTTTGGGTGTATGGTTGGAACAATAGGAGGAACCCACATTCCACTGCTTGCTGAAGATGATGTCGTGGGAATTGACAAGATGTCTTCTGCGGCCGGGGTCTATGTCTTCATCCAGAGCATAGCGGGACTGGCGGGACCACCCCTTGCAG GTCTGCTGGTGGACCAAAGTAAAATCTACAGCAGGGCCTTCTACTCCTGCGCAGCTGGCATGTTCGTGGCTGCTGTGTGCCTCGCCCTGGTGAGACCGTGTAAACAGGGACTATGCCAGCGCCCTCATTCAGGTGAAACAAAGGCAGCAAGCCATCGTGGGAAGGCTTTGCAAGACATACCCGAAGACTTTCTGGAAATGGATCTTGCGAAAAGTGAGCACAGAGTTCATGTGCAGATAGAGCCAGTATGA